A single window of Salvia splendens isolate huo1 chromosome 6, SspV2, whole genome shotgun sequence DNA harbors:
- the LOC121808371 gene encoding uncharacterized protein LOC121808371 isoform X1 produces the protein MANHGSKFVSVNLNKSYGHHHFNGGSGPATAGRGRAGGGGMLVLSRNRGAAPKVVPKLSVPPPLNLPSLRKEHEKFDTSGPGGAGATAGTGTGSRPSSGVGWNKPVASATALAEKIENRVNGVGDAAGASRVGSYMPPSVRSTGPAASVSREFLPSAERAILLKGEDFPSLQAARPVSSGASQKHKDGLNQKQKQVLHDDSTQDKEESYHLGPKDDMHPPGQSLGINPSVENGSAVHIKAGGRMSDQIKKQEHLLPDPLPLVRMNPRSDWADDERDTGHGFVEQGRDIGYSNSGNYWDRDFDLPRPSILPHKPATNQNDRWGQRDNETGKVISSEVFKMDPYNKDVRTPSREGKEVNKWRTSLPKDGVSEIGNHRVDIGARMAVNNMAKENKYAPPYYGGDTVHDGSKDSAFGRRTMGLVGQQMQRNSSSDSYNNRGADRNSRDRHAFDQPNRFKADIFQNNALSRPFIASSGRRPPIADPIQEKKFSNSDRPYSDDIFSRDYISSGFDERDLFSDGLVGVVKRKKDAAKSTHFHDPIRESFEAELERVQKMQEVERQRIVEEQERALEQTRREEEERLRRIREEEERLRKLDEESRVAAWRAEQEQLEAVQKAEELRIAREEERKRIQLEEERRKQAARQMLQELEDKMAKRQAETVKVDASLPKTTVNEKLNAAVKEDLVSRNEDLETWEDGERMVENVTNSGSFNSSAYVKPAEISYPPRESSSNLINQGKPINSWKRDSLEYDGSFPSSQSDQETGHYSPWQDAVAGGRTGSRREFHGGPGFMPCRSYGVQDSYSDDFGYQKEQRWNLSGSSDSYGKLREMDFDFQDIADRYGDGGWGQGRTRSGARPPYPERLYPHSDATEFNSYGRSRYSVRLPRVPPPPSVSSVQKTNLRGVSEHSCPSAFLDDSIHHNHASLTESGRESDYYGTNQGGPRPSEIFGRPLESNSSECQKLNCGSRCDSQFSLSVSSPPTSPPQLSQDELDASGDSLVTSAVAEGDINLVTRTESDAHNGDSGHNAMMIVQDSVSTIEDEEWASENEDVMQQQEEYDEDEVGFREEVEVRDRNVENLELNQKFEVRELEQRDVPHVMDNVVLGFDEGVEVEIPSDDVEKSIGHQEKSFGMKDGSVSMAEERVIIDRFPSDEQNLLTAEDCPGTSADSSSWKVLGTPALPGSIGQNVVATCTAAAADILDGADSSGSTCLAPQPTVLSSTVDVTAVTSQPIVSSVSSTGSQGDLPIKLHFGLFSGPSLIPSPVPAIQIGSIQMPLHIHPSVGPSITHMHPSQPPVFQFGQLRYTSPISQGILPIPPQSMSFVPHNMLGHLNQNQDVLSSGNHKDAQDASTQNISKDETPSVLVNGQPRSVSTSSVQSNGGLLLSVDTVSNENSAVHSSISVASGSCDGKLMSNSSSHAEEKGKLRAASRNYPPQSKARGSDRQSHHAHPMTQSVNVDRNYGGRGAGALSSGRGRRFAYAVKSSNTRSLVQDHDMLADSNGFHRRPRRSVQRTEFRIRENNGRRPTPAVASSSALTGSGAKRSSMSNRTMKHTEPLASGRTLSSEVDSGDREAKVVGKDSSSKSQNISNSGEANLRRNAFEEDVDAPLQSGVVHVFKQPGIEAPSDEDDFIEVRSKRQMLNDRREHREKEIKAKSWTTKPPRKPRHSRQKDVVSRSNNKHPVPLGSEGTVDPQLAFSVPESSHFGTGGSTAFSSAASLPPIGTHPFNSEAHTIKPSQSDSVSVVSNSGKEREPGLFDSKNMVMSLSQTQIDEAMKPARYDSQISAVGGHSSPVSGQVLLPSSILTKDKTFSSAASPINSLLAGEKIQFGAVTSPTIIPPSSRVVSHEIGAPGSNRPDVQVSHNFHVAEKENVLFFEKEKHPSDSCIPLRDCEAEAEAAASAAAAAAINSDEIVGNGLSSVNDTKTFGRASVDGITTGVLGDQQMTSQSLGEELVSYSLPADLSIETTPISLWPPLPSPQSSTGQMLSHFPVGPSHFPFYEVNPLLGGPIFAFSPHDESSGTQSQPPKTTTSSSAPLGNWQQCHSGVDSFYGTPAGYPGPFIGPPGGIPGVQGPPHMVVYNHFAPVGQYGHAGLSFMGTTYIPSGKQADWINNGSSTATHIGEGDINSVNMTAVQRSSPITTPIQHLAPGSPLLPMPPPLPLFDASPFLTAPDLPVHARWGHIPASPLHPVSVSRPLQPQMEGALPPQASHRDSIDQSLTANQFTESCTPTLSDDTGPTFSTAADTNGVPFRAELGMVDSVRSNTASSGQTAVQSMSASANAESGKIDTIETGKRYNNARSVKSQFSNKSLPTQQGNTSGRYYQRGHTSQRNNAVNELPHRRMGFHGRGGADRNLPAVRMKQIYVAKQTTTGNPST, from the exons ATGGCCAATCATGGCTCCAAGTTTGTATCCGTCAATCTGAATAAGTCCTACGGGCACCATCATTTTAATGGGGGTAGCGGCCCCGCGACTGCTGGTCGGGGGCGGGCCGGGGGTGGAGGGATGTTGGTTCTATCTAGGAACCGAGGAGCTGCCCCCAAGGTTGTTCCTAAATTATCTGTTCCGCCCCCTTTGAATTTGCCATCATTGAGGAAAGAACATGAGAAATTTGATACCTCCGGACCCGGTGGGGCGGGGGCTACTGCTGGTACTGGGACTGGATCCAGACCTTCGTCCGGGGTTGGCTGGAACAAACCTGTCGCATCTGCCACTGCATTGGCCGAGAAGATTGAAAACAGGGTTAACGGAGTGGGTGATGCAGCTGGGGCAAGTAGAGTTGGTTCTTATATGCCACCGTCTGTTCGTTCTACGGGGCCTGCTGCTTCTGTATCTCGAGAATTCTTACCGTCTGCAGAGAGAGCTATTCTTTTGAAAGGTGAGGATTTCCCATCTCTGCAGGCTGCAAGGCCTGTCTCATCCGGGGCATCACAGAAACACAAGGATGGGTTAAACCAGAAGCAGAAGCAAGTCTTACATGATGATTCTACTCAGGATAAAGAGGAAAGCTATCATTTGGGTCCAAAGGATGATATGCATCCTCCCGGACAGTCCTTGGGAATAAATCCGTCGGTGGAAAATGGTAGTGCAGTCCACATAAAGGCTGGTGGAAGGATGTCCGATCAAATTAAGAAGCAGGAACATCTGTTGCCTGATCCACTGCCACTCGTTCGCATGAATCCAAGGTCTGATTGGGCCGATGATGAGCGTGACACGGGGCATGGGTTTGTGGAGCAAGGACGAGATATTGGATATTCAAACAGCGGAAATTATTGGGATAGAGATTTTGACTTGCCAAGGCCCAGCATTTTACCTCACAAGCCAGCTACAAATCAGAACGATAGATGGGGCCAACGAGACAATGAAACTGGGAAAGTTATTTCTAGTGAAGTCTTTAAAATGGACCCGTATAACAAAGATGTGAGGACACCTAGTCGGGAAGGTAAGGAAGTCAACAAATGGAGAACATCTCTTCCTAAAGATGGGGTTAGCGAAATTGGAAATCATAGAGTTGATATTGGTGCAAGAATGGCTGTTAATAATATGGCAAAGGAGAACAAATATGCCCCACCTTATTATGGAGGAGACACTGTTCATGATGGCAGCAAGGATTCTGCATTTGGGAGGAGGACCATGGGACTTGTAGGACAACAGATGCAACGAAATAGTTCAAGTGATTCATATAATAACAGAGGGGCAGATCGTAATTCTCGGGATCGCCATGCCTTTGACCAACCTAATAGGTTTAAAGCTGATATTTTTCAGAATAATGCATTGTCCAGACCCTTTATTGCTTCTAGTGGGAGAAGGCCTCCTATAGCTGACCCCATACAGGAAAAGAAGTTTTCAAATAGTGATAGACCCTACTCAGATGATATTTTCTCGAGAGACTACATTTCTTCAGGATTTGATGAAAGGGATCTCTTTTCAGATGGTCTTGTTGGAGTAGTTAAGAGGAAAAAAGATGCCGCCAAATCTACTCATTTTCATGATCCTATTCGAGAATCTTTTGAGGCAGAACTTGAAAGAGTCCAGAAAATGCAAGAGGTTGAGAGACAGAGGATCGTTGAAGAGCAAGAAAGAGCTTTGGAGCAAACTCGAAGGGAAGAGGAGGAGAGACTGCGAAGAATTAGGGAAGAGGAGGAAAGGCTGCGAAAGCTGGATGAAGAATCCCGTGTAGCTGCATGGAGGGCAGAACAGGAGCAACTTGAAGCTGTTCAAAAAGCTGAAGAGCTGAGGATTGCcagggaagaagagaggaaaagAATTCAGTTAGAAGAAGAGAGGAGGAAACAGGCTGCGAGACAGATGCTTCAAGAATTGGAAGATAAGATGGCCAAAAGGCAGGCTGAAACTGTAAAGGTTGATGCTTCTTTACCTAAAACCACCGTTAACGAGAAACTAAATGCAGCTGTAAAAGAAGATCTTGTATCTAGGAATGAAGACTTGGAAACCTGGGAAGATGGTGAGAGAATGGTGGAAAATGTTACGAATTCAGGTTCATTTAATTCATCAGCTTATGTCAAACCTGCTGAGATCAGCTATCCTCCCAGAGAAAGTTCTTCAAACTTGATTAACCAAGGAAAACCTATTAATTCATGGAAAAGGGATTCTCTGGAATATGATGGCAGCTTCCCTTCATCTCAATCAGATCAAGAAACTGGTCATTACAGTCCTTGGCAGGATGCAGTTGCTGGTGGCAGAACAGGTTCACGAAGAGAGTTCCATGGTGGACCTGGCTTCATGCCTTGTAGGTCTTACGGAGTGCAAGACTCTTACTCAGATGATTTTGGATATCAAAAAGAACAAAGATGGAATCTTTCTGGCAGTTCTGACTCTTATGGGAAACTCAGAGAGATGGATTTCGATTTTCAGGATATTGCAGATCGATATGGAGATGGTGGATGGGGACAGGGACGCACTAGAAGTGGTGCTCGTCCTCCTTACCCAGAACGTTTGTATCCTCATTCTGATGCAACTGAATTTAATTCCTACGGGAGATCTAGGTACTCTGTCAGACTGCCTCGTGTCCCTCCCCCTCCTTCAGTTTCTTCAGTTCAAAAGACTAATCTTAGGGGAGTCAGTGAACACTCTTGTCCTTCAGCGTTTCTAGATGACAGCATTCATCATAATCATGCTTCACTAACTGAATCTGGTAGGGAGTCAGATTATTATGGCACTAATCAAGGAGGTCCTCGGCCATCTGAGATTTTTGGAAGGCCGTTAGAAAGTAATTCCTCTGAATGTCAGAAATTGAACTGTGGATCGAGGTGTGATTCGCAATTTTCACTCTCCGTTTCCAGCCCCCCAACTTCTCCACCTCAACTATCCCAGGATGAGTTGGATGCATCTGGAGATTCTCTTGTAACATCTGCTGTAGCAGAAGGGGACATCAATTTAGTTACAAGGACTGAATCTGATGCCCACAATGGTGACTCTGGACATAATGCAATGATGATTGTGCAAGATTCTGTTTCAACTATTGAGGATGAAGAATGGGCTTCTGAAAATGAAGATGTAATGCAACAGCAAGAGGAATATGACGAGGATGAAGTTGGTTTTAGAGAAGAGGTGGAAGTTCGTGATAGGAATGTTGAGAATCTTGAGCTGAACCAGAAGTTTGAGGTACGGGAACTTGAGCAAAGAGACGTACCTCATGTGATGGACAATGTAGTCTTAGGTTTTGATGAAGGTGTTGAAGTTGAAATACCAAGTGATGATGTTGAGAAAAGTATAGGGCATCAAGAAAAATCATTTGGGATGAAAGATGGTTCTGTCAGCATGGCTGAAGAAAGAGTCATCATTGATAGGTTTCCATCTGATGAACAAAATCTTCTGACTGCAGAGGATTGTCCTGGGACAAGTGCTGATAGCTCGTCTTGGAAGGTACTGGGCACACCAGCTTTGCCAGGTTCTATTGGTCAAAATGTTGTTGCAACCTgtacagcagcagcagccgatATCTTAGATGGTGCTGATTCCTCAGGTAGCACCTGTCTAGCTCCCCAGCCAACTGTACTTTCCTCAACAGTTGATGTTACAGCTGTGACAAGTCAGCCTATCGTGTCATCTGTATCTTCTACTGGAAGTCAGGGTGATTTACCAATCAAGCTTCACTTTGGGCTATTTTCTGGCCCTTCTTTGATTCCTTCTCCAGTGCCTGCTATACAGATTGGTTCCATACAGATGCCCCTTCATATCCATCCTTCTGTTGGTCCATCCATTACTCATATGCATCCATCACAGCCTCCGGTGTTCCAATTTGGTCAGCTGCGATATACTTCTCCTATCTCGCAGGGAATTTTACCAATACCCCCTCAATCAATGTCTTTTGTTCCGCATAACATGCTGGGCCATCTTAATCAAAATCAGGATGTTTTAAGCTCTGGAAATCACAAGGATGCTCAAGATGCTTCCACGCAGAACATAAGCAAGGACGAGACACCATCTGTTTTAGTGAATGGTCAGCCAAGATCTGTTTCTACATCATCTGTGCAATCTAATGGTGGGCTTCTGTTGAGTGTAGATACAGTTTCAAATGAGAATTCTGCCGTCCATTCATCTATTTCTGTGGCCTCTGGGTCCTGTGATGGAAAATTGATGTCAAACTCGAGCTCACATGCTGAAGAGAAAGGGAAGCTTCGTGCTGCTTCAAGGAACTATCCACCACAATCGAAGGCAAGGGGATCTGACAGACAGTCCCATCATGCACATCCAATGACACAGTCTGTTAATGTTGACAGAAATTATGGCGGAAGAGGGGCAGGTGCATTGTCTAGTGGCAGGGGGAGAAGATTTGCTTATGCAGTTAAAAGTTCTAACACAAGATCATTGGTCCAGGATCATGATATGCTTGCAGATTCAAATGGTTTTCACAGGAGACCTCGAAGATCTGTCCAACGAACTGAATTCCGGATTCGTGAAAACAATGGAAGAAGACCAACACCTGCAGTGGCTTCTTCTAGTGCTTTAACTGGAAGTGGGGCCAAGAGGAGTAGCATGTCTAATAGAACTATGAAGCACACTGAGCCATTGGCATCTGGAAGGACGCTATCTTCGGAGGTTGATTCTGGAGATAGGGAAGCAAAAGTAGTGGGTAAAGATTCTTCGAGTAAGAGCCAGAATATCTCAAACTCTGGTGAAGCAAATCTGAGGAGAAATGCTTTTGAGGAGGATGTAGATGCTCCGTTACAAAGTGGTGTTGTGCATGTTTTTAAACAACCTGGCATTGAAGCCCCTAGTGATGAGGACGATTTCATTGAAGTCAGATCCAAAAGGCAAATGCTAAATGATCGGCGTGAACATAgggaaaaggaaataaaagCAAAATCATGGACCACCAAG CCACCACGTAAACCACGTCACTCCAGACAAAAGGATGTAGTCTCAAGaagcaataataaacacccagTACCATTGGGCAGTGAAGGAACAGTTGATCCTCAATTGGCCTTTTCTGTACCTGAGAGCTCTCACTTTGGAACTGGAGGATCAACCGCATTTTCTTCTGCAGCTTCCCTGCCTCCAATTGGCACTCATCCTTTTAATTCTGAAGCACATACTATCAA GCCTTCACAATCAGATTCTGTATCTGTCGTCTCTAACAGTGGAAAAGAACGTGAACCTGGCCTTTTTGACAGCAAAAATATG GTTATGTCTCTAAGCCAGACACAAATTGACGAGGCTATGAAACCTGCTCGGTATGATTCACAAATTTCTGCTGTTGGAGGTCATTCCAGCCCAGTTAGTGGCCAAGTCTTGCTACCATCATCTATTTTGACAAAGGACAAAACATTTTCTTCTGCTGCAAGTCCAATCAATTCATTGCTTGCTGGAGAGAAAATTCAATTTG GTGCTGTTACATCTCCAACAATTATTCCTCCTAGTAGCCGTGTTGTATCACATGAGATTGGTGCTCCAGGTTCCAATCGACCTGATGTGCAAGTATCCCACAACTTTCATGTAGCAGAGAAAgaaaatgtacttttctttgaAAAGGAGAAGCACCCGAGTGACTCTTGCATTCCATTACGAGATTGTGAGGCTGAAGCAGAAGCAGCTGcttctgctgctgctgctgctgctattAACAGTGATGAGATAGTTGGGAATGGCTTAAGCTCAGTCAATGACACAAAGACTTTTGGTCGTGCTTCTGTTGACGGCATTACGACAG GTGTGCTTGGAGATCAGCAGATGACAAGTCAATCACTAGGTGAGGAGTTGGTAAGTTATTCTCTTCCGGCAGATCTGTCAATTGAGACAACACCAATCTCCTTATGGCCACCATTACCAAGTCCTCAAAGTTCTACTGGCCAGATGCTTTCTCATTTCCCTGTAGGTCCTTCCCACTTCCCCTTTTATGAGGTGAACCCTCTGTTGGGGGGTCCAATTTTTGCATTCAGTCCACATGATGAATCTTCTGGTACACAATCACAACCCCCAAAGACTACAACATCCAGTTCTGCTCCTCTTGGTAACTGGCAGCAATGCCATTCTGGTGTGGACTCGTTCTATGGTACTCCGGCTGGATATCCTGGTCCGTTCATTGGTCCTCCTGGAGGCATACCTGGGGTTCAGGGGCCTCCCCATATGGTTGTCTATAATCATTTTGCTCCTGTTGGACAATATGGGCATGCAGGTTTGAGTTTTATGGGTACCACCTATATCCCATCTGGGAAGCAAGCTGATTGGATAAATAATGGTTCGTCTACTGCAACGCATATTGGTGAGGGAGACATTAATAGTGTGAATATGACTGCTGTGCAGCGAAGTTCTCCCATTACGACTCCCATTCAGCATCTTGCCCCAGGATCTCCACTCTTGCCTATGCCCCCACCATTGCCCTTGTTTGATGCATCACCATTTCTG ACTGCCCCTGATTTGCCTGTCCATGCTCGATGGGGGCACATTCCTGCTTCTCCGCTTCACCCAGTCTCTGTTTCTCGACCATTGCAGCCACAAATGGAGGGTGCATTGCCTCCTCAAGCCAGCCACAGAGACTCAATTGACCAATCTTTAACTGCCAATCAGTTCACGGAGTCTTGCACTCCCACATTATCAGATGACACTGGCCCAACTTTCTCTACTGCTGCTGATACAAATGGTGTCCCATTTCGTGCTGAATTAGGAATGGTAGATTCAGTGAGATCCAACACGGCTTCATCAGGGCAGACTGCAGTTCAGAGCATGTCCGCAAGTGCAAATGCTGAATCTGGCAAGATCGATACAATTGAGACTGGGAAACGATACAATAATGCAAGATCTGTGAAGAGTCAATTCTCAAATAAGAGTTTGCCCACCCAACAGGGTAATACCTCTGGTCGTTATTATCAGAGAGGCCACACATCACAAAGGAACAATGCAGTAAATGAATTGCCACACCGTAGGATGGGTTTCCATGGAAGGGGTGGCGCGGATAGAAATTTGCCTGCTGTAAGGATGAAACAGATCTACGTGGCTAAACAGACCACTACTGGGAATCCCTCTACATGA